In Salmo salar chromosome ssa03, Ssal_v3.1, whole genome shotgun sequence, a single genomic region encodes these proteins:
- the LOC106597370 gene encoding dermatan-sulfate epimerase-like protein, with protein MAGKCAGRSMVLFSLLAVVVSFSGITDGLGKNNIDDELEKITFQGDGSTNEHPENWPANLHPNLYFHQVDIRLLQQRSATTHRHIFKVIRLAVGTMLAYTALYLPPVKHEEFSSKWNEIYGNNLPSLALYCLLCPKDTAAHQFLMRYMDQMAVYPNWTVTSAPNDEVPMAHSLTGFATAYDFIYPLLDTSRKARYMKKIRAATEELYELSKHRGWGKQFLQNHQTTNILAILTGALVVGAHSDPETMMWKQVAVNYMEKTMFLLSHVVDGSLDEGVAYGSYTAKSITQYVFLARRHFDIDNTQNNWLRAHFWFYHSTLLPGFQRTVGIADSNYNWFYGPESQLVFLDAFVLRDGTGNWLAQQIRKHRPKDGPMEQSAAQRWATLHTEFLWYDSELSKQPPAGFGKAVLHMFSNWGVVTYGAGSSYGQGNTFVSFKSGKLGGRAVYDIVHSKPYSWLEGWSNFNPGHEHPDQNSFTFAPNGQVFVSEALYGPKYSYLNNVLTFAPSPTSKCNQPWEGQLGECGKWLRWAEPEVGNTAGEVIVAASHGDSLFVSGEAASAYSSVMGLKSVYRALVLLNSQTLLVFDHVEKSKESPLSVLSAFFHNLDIDFKYVPHRALDRYNGALMDVWDAHYQMFWFDSQGTSPVARIQEAEQAAEFKKRWTQFVNVTFPMEGTVTRVAYLMHSPNVKISNCRFIDNSKNGVRLSVVVNGTESIVSIVTNYNDIGARYSYLGFGGYAKMQSRHQIIHFGLGVQTVTEQNTVDPVYDFGFMVNIVGGLTLCLAIGFLILQRTFYFCFRKIMRYTLTFVLLLWVVEFLFVSNSCDWLVCEQSVSDLSPNPLPTVVVTSLPGSGAEVLKPLFYNSSDFVYLQVPTEHLVIPDTEFNFDPLVDACVWSRLDAERGHYKAIQGWFHSLVYNPRLHLQNIRLHNEGSWNEIGGELPGKRRKPIRRQSGSTKPRGSSDRDGEYVQELRRHMERYPNARPVLSLSSGSWTLKLPFFREVVGPSFRAVHVVRDPRAWIYLMLYNSEPSLYSRKNVQKHVAAIFKQERNGGRSKCTVGFTPEFLTLHSVLSDPEMEPVLLLAHLWLAHTTTALQVNGDLTATYLHVKFEDIVQYPEETAGKIHTFIGVPVAPAALNQLMFATSTNLYNLVYEGDISPVSINVWRKQMPIHEIRMIEDTCLTVMERLGYSRYLS; from the coding sequence ATGGCTGGAAAATGCGCAGGACGGTCTATGGTTTTATTCTCACTCTTGGCTGTTGTAGTTTCCTTCTCAGGAATTACTGACGGTTTAGGCAAAAATAATATTGATGATGAGTTGGAGAAAATCACATTTCAAGGAGATGGAAGCACCAATGAGCATCCGGAAAACTGGCCGGCGAACCTTCACCCTAACCTGTATTTTCACCAGGTGGACATACGTTTACTGCAGCAGAGATCTGCCACGACGCACAGACATATTTTTAAAGTTATCCGGCTTGCTGTTGGGACAATGCTTGCCTATACTGCACTCTATCTACCCCCGGTTAAGCATGAGGAATTTTCTAGCAAATGGAATGAAATTTACGGCAACaatctcccctctctcgctctgtactGTTTGCTCTGCCCCAAAGATACAGCTGCCCATCAATTCTTAATGAGATACATGGACCAGATGGCAGTGTACCCTAACTGGACAGTGACCAGCGCCCCCAACGACGAGGTTCCCATGGCTCACTCCCTCACAGGATTTGCCACAGCCTATGACTTCATCTACCCTCTCCTGGACACATCGCGAAAGGCACGCTACATGAAGAAAATACGTGCCGCCACAGAGGAGCTGTACGAACTCTCCAAACACAGGGGATGGGGGAAGCAGTTTTTACAGAATCATCAGACTACCAACATCTTGGCCATCCTGACCGGCGCCCTCGTGGTGGGAGCACACAGTGACCCGGAGACAATGATGTGGAAGCAGGTGGCCGTTAACTACATGGAAAAGACCATGTTCCTCCTCAGTCATGTAGTGGATGGCTCGCTAGACGAGGGTGTGGCCTATGGGAGTTACACCGCAAAGTCCATCACTCAGTATGTTTTCCTGGCGCGTCGCCACTTCGACATCGACAACACCCAGAACAACTGGTTGCGGGCGCACTTCTGGTTCTACCACTCCACACTTCTGCCAGGTTTCCAGAGGACAGTGGGCATCGCTGACTCCAACTACAACTGGTTCTACGGACCGGAGAGTCAGCTGGTGTTCCTCGATGCATTTGTGCTCCGGGACGGCACCGGAAACTGGCTGGCCCAGCAGATCAGGAAACATCGTCCCAAAGATGGCCCCATGGAGCAGTCGGCAGCCCAGCGCTGGGCCACCTTACACACTGAGTTCCTGTGGTATGACAGTGAGCTCTCCAAGCAACCACCAGCCGGGTTTGGCAAAGCAGTACTGCACATGTTCTCAAACTGGGGTGTGGTGACTTACGGGGCTGGTTCATCATACGGTCAAGGCAACACATTTGTCTCCTTCAAATCGGGGAAGCTGGGCGGTAGGGCGGTGTATGATATCGTCCATTCCAAGCCCTACTCCTGGCTGGAGGGCTGGAGCAATTTCAATCCGGGCCATGAGCACCCAGATCAGAATTCCTTCACCTTTGCCCCTAATGGACAGGTATTTGTTTCAGAGGCACTGTACGGCCCCAAATACAGCTACCTCAACAATGTCTTGACGTTCGCCCCGTCTCCCACAAGCAAGTGCAATCAGCCCTGGGAGGGCCAGCTTGGAGAGTGCGGCAAGTGGCTGCGGTGGGCGGAGCCTGAGGTCGGCAACACAGCCGGTGAGGTCATTGTAGCTGCATCCCACGGGGACTCTCTGTTCGTTAGTGGAGAAGCGGCGTCGGCCTACTCCTCTGTGATGGGGCTGAAGAGCGTATACCGTGCCCTTGTCTTGCTCAACTCTCAGACTCTGCTGGTGTTTGACCATGTGGAAAAAAGCAAGGAGTCTCCGTTGAGTGTTCTGAGTGCTTTCTTTCACAACTTGGACATTGATTTTAAATATGTCCCTCACAGGGCTTTAGACAGGTACAATGGGGCACTGATGGACGTTTGGGATGCTCACTACCAAATGTTTTGGTTTGACAGTCAGGGGACTAGTCCAGTGGCGAGAATACAGGAGGCAGAGCAGGCTGCTGAGTTTAAGAAACGATGGACCCAGTTTGTCAACGTGACCTTTCCAATGGAGGGCACGGTCACCAGAGTGGCCTATTTGATGCACAGTCCCAATGTCAAAATCTCCAACTGCAGATTCATCGACAATAGTAAAAATGGAGTACGACTCTCGGTTGTCGTCAACGGCACAGAATCCATTGTGTCCATCGTAACAAACTACAATGACATTGGTGCCAGATACAGCTACTTGGGCTTTGGGGGATATGCAAAGATGCAAAGCAGACATCAGATAATCCACTTTGGTCTGGGAGTTCAAACGGTGACTGAACAAAACACTGTGGATCCAGTCTATGACTTTGGGTTTATGGTTAATATAGTGGGAGGGCTGACACTGTGTCTCGCCATTGGGTTTTTAATCCTGCAACGCACGTTTTATTTCTGCTTCCGTAAGATCATGCGCTATACTTTAACATTTGTTCTCCTGCTGTGGGTTGTTGAGTTTCTGTTTGTCTCCAATAGCTGTGATTGGCTTGTCTGTGAACAATCAGTGTCCGATCTGTCCCCGAACCCTCTCCCCACAGTCGTCGTTACATCGCTGCCAGGGTCTGGGGCTGAAGTTCTCAAGCCCCTTTTCTATAACAGCTCTGACTTTGTTTATCTCCAAGTCCCCACAGAGCACCTAGTCATCCCGGACACCGAGTTCAACTTTGACCCCCTGGTGGATGCCTGCGTGTGGTCCAGACTAGATGCGGAAAGAGGTCACTACAAGGCCATCCAGGGCTGGTTCCATTCCTTGGTCTATAACCCTAGACTTCACCTGCAGAACATTCGGTTGCACAACGAGGGCAGCTGGAATGAGATTGGGGGCGAGCTTCCTGGCAAGAGGAGGAAGCCAATTCGTAGGCAGTCGGGGTCTACGAAACCGAGGGGGAGTTCAGATAGAGATGGGGAGTATGTTCAGGAGCTAAGGCGGCACATGGAGAGGTACCCTAATGCCCGCCCTGTCCTCAGCCTGAGCAGCGGGAGCTGGACCCTGAAACTCCCGTTTTTCCGAGAGGTCGTCGGTCCCTCATTTCGGGCGGTGCACGTAGTGCGAGATCCTCGCGCTTGGATTTACCTTATGCTCTACAACAGCGAGCCAAGCCTCTACTCTCGCAAGAATGTGCAAAAACATGTTGCCGCAATTTTTAAGCAAGAAAGGAACGGCGGGAGAAGCAAGTGTACAGTAGGGTTCACCCCGGAATTCTTGACATTGCACAGCgtcctctctgatccagagatggAGCCGGTGCTGCTACTTGCCCATCTGTGGCTGGCCCACACAACCACGGCACTCCAGGTCAACGGCGACCTCACCGCCACTTACCTCCATGTGAAATTTGAGGACATTGTGCAATATCCTGAGGAGACAGCAGGAAAGATACACACGTTTATCGGGGTTCCCGTGGCCCCAGCTGCCCTCAACCAGCTCATGTTCGCCACCTCCACCAACCTGTACAACCTGGTGTACGAGGGAGACATATCGCCAGTCAGCATCAATGTGTGGAGAAAACAAATGCCCATCCACGAGATCAGAATGATAGAGGACACATGCTTAACAGTTATGGAGAGGCTTGGGTACTCAAGGTACTTAAGTTAA